From Granulicella cerasi, a single genomic window includes:
- a CDS encoding sensor histidine kinase, with translation MRIFRSLYVKIFGWFWLTFAASAVLVVAVTLLTGSRPIGTRWTRMTQDLYAHTAIDFYTSGGEASLDRYLDIIDKSSTMNAALLDAQGRSVSSRPVPPNIGVVLEASRRTGESRQRLGRVWVTSTPLISNGQRYYFVIEIHPKLGGFLDGTFARPIGVRLLLAALIAALLCVLLTRHIVAPMRALQAGALRLASGDLSTRVLPAVSPREDEIADTAKAFDQMAERMQVLIERRQEMLADISHELRSPLTRISVSLELMRRGEMDVLDRMETDVERMNAMIGQILLLTRLDMQPSSMARERIELRSMLESLAQDASFEAQSEDKHVRVEMSDAIVLPGDANLLRSALENVVRNAVHYTAPRTAVVVRAARRNVQGRVMCEVVVEDCGPGVPDDVLRKLFDPFFRVSEAREHDVKGSGLGLSITRRIVDLHGGMVYAEKCAGGGLCVVLQLPLE, from the coding sequence GTGAGGATCTTTCGCTCGCTGTATGTGAAGATTTTTGGCTGGTTCTGGCTGACCTTCGCAGCGAGCGCGGTGTTGGTGGTCGCGGTGACACTGCTCACAGGCTCGCGCCCGATTGGCACGCGCTGGACGCGGATGACGCAGGACCTCTACGCGCATACCGCGATTGATTTCTACACGAGCGGTGGCGAGGCTTCGCTTGACCGCTACCTGGACATCATCGATAAATCTTCCACGATGAATGCGGCGTTGCTCGATGCGCAAGGGCGTAGCGTATCGTCGCGCCCGGTGCCGCCGAACATTGGAGTGGTTCTCGAAGCGAGTCGCAGGACGGGTGAGTCCAGGCAGCGCCTCGGGCGCGTGTGGGTGACCTCAACGCCGCTGATCTCGAATGGGCAGCGGTACTATTTCGTGATCGAGATTCATCCGAAGTTGGGTGGCTTCCTCGATGGCACGTTTGCGCGGCCGATCGGTGTGCGTCTGCTGCTCGCTGCGTTGATTGCGGCGTTGCTCTGCGTGTTGTTGACGCGGCATATTGTGGCTCCGATGCGTGCGCTGCAGGCGGGTGCGCTGCGACTGGCGAGCGGAGACCTCAGCACGCGCGTGCTGCCTGCGGTGTCGCCGCGCGAAGATGAGATTGCAGACACAGCGAAGGCGTTCGACCAGATGGCCGAGCGCATGCAGGTGCTGATTGAGCGCCGACAGGAAATGCTCGCGGACATCTCGCATGAGCTGCGTTCGCCACTCACGCGCATCTCGGTTTCGCTGGAGTTGATGAGGCGCGGCGAGATGGATGTCCTCGATCGCATGGAGACCGACGTCGAGCGCATGAACGCGATGATCGGGCAGATCCTGTTGCTGACGCGGCTGGACATGCAGCCTTCTTCAATGGCGCGGGAGAGGATCGAGCTGCGGTCGATGCTCGAAAGCCTCGCTCAGGATGCTTCCTTTGAGGCGCAGTCCGAGGACAAGCACGTTCGTGTCGAAATGTCGGACGCGATCGTGCTGCCGGGAGACGCGAACCTTCTACGCAGTGCGCTGGAGAATGTTGTCCGCAACGCTGTGCACTATACCGCGCCGCGAACAGCGGTGGTGGTTCGTGCGGCGCGCCGCAATGTGCAGGGCCGCGTGATGTGCGAGGTCGTCGTGGAGGATTGTGGACCGGGTGTACCCGATGACGTGCTGCGCAAGCTCTTCGATCCGTTCTTCCGCGTCTCGGAAGCGCGCGAGCACGACGTCAAGGGCTCTGGCCTGGGGTTGTCGATCACGCGACGCATCGTCGACCTGCATGGAGGCATGGTGTATGCAGAGAAGTGCGCTGGCGGTGGGTTGTGTGTAGTGCTTCAGTTGCCGCTGGAGTAG
- a CDS encoding response regulator transcription factor, producing the protein MEQKLTQDAEAGKARPRVLLVDDDRELCAGLERLLRMDGFEVTPVYDAKDGYARATDGTFDLVVLDVMLPGGDGRVLLRRIRVESEVPVIMLTARGDEKDRISGLEAGADDYLPKPFHVRELVARMRSVLKRRGPVAAAPSSMEMGDLVIDVASRRVQQQGREVALTGTEYEILLLLIRSYGRVVSRDEIAEVCLGRPVGAFDRSVDNHVSNLRKKLGAMYEGKERIQSLRGAGYAYTGGEAA; encoded by the coding sequence ATGGAGCAGAAGTTGACGCAGGACGCGGAAGCAGGCAAGGCCCGGCCTCGCGTGCTGCTGGTGGATGACGACAGGGAGCTCTGTGCGGGGCTCGAGCGCCTGCTGCGCATGGATGGCTTCGAGGTAACGCCGGTTTACGACGCGAAGGATGGATATGCGCGCGCGACCGACGGGACGTTCGATCTGGTGGTGCTGGACGTGATGCTTCCGGGCGGCGACGGCCGTGTGTTGTTGCGGCGCATCCGCGTGGAGTCCGAGGTGCCGGTGATCATGCTGACCGCGCGCGGCGATGAGAAGGACCGCATCTCCGGCCTGGAAGCGGGCGCGGATGATTATCTGCCGAAGCCTTTTCACGTTCGAGAGCTGGTGGCGCGCATGCGCTCCGTGTTGAAGCGCCGAGGGCCCGTGGCGGCGGCTCCTTCTTCGATGGAGATGGGCGACCTCGTGATTGATGTGGCGTCACGCCGAGTGCAGCAGCAAGGCCGTGAGGTCGCGCTGACGGGAACCGAATACGAAATCCTGTTGCTGCTGATCCGCTCGTATGGGCGTGTGGTTTCGCGTGATGAGATCGCGGAGGTGTGCCTCGGTAGACCGGTGGGAGCCTTTGACCGCAGCGTCGATAACCACGTGAGCAATCTGCGGAAGAAGCTGGGCGCGATGTACGAAGGCAAAGAGCGCATTCAAAGCCTTCGCGGCGCAGGCTATGCGTACACCGGCGGAGAGGCCGCGTGA
- a CDS encoding GNAT family N-acetyltransferase, translating to MSLAEPSVDVLDLRHFSGAQLAPLLRDEAERWQARLHWQYDSAATLLLEYLNTRVLPGYAAYDRATRSVVGYGFCVYEANKAVLGDIYAFDEAEGRPSPLVNRLLDHLLEMLMASPGIDRIESQLLMYPPGSFAPTLDRYGFQSFPRQFLMAPLSAPQLQQPAMPLVPGSGLRLERWRPEHMHGAAALIQRSYQDHGDALINDQYRTVAGAERFLHNIIRFPGCGDFDAEHSLVLVDQNSGKPQALLLCSRVHQDTAHITQLCIAPSLRGLGLGRMMLTICAQQLWQRGLRHVSLTVTEDNAQALKLYNSLGFSLLQRFEAIVWNKR from the coding sequence ATGTCCCTCGCCGAGCCATCTGTCGACGTCCTCGATCTGCGCCACTTTTCCGGCGCACAGCTTGCCCCGCTGCTGCGCGACGAGGCCGAGCGCTGGCAGGCCCGACTGCACTGGCAATATGACTCCGCCGCCACCCTCTTGCTCGAGTACCTGAACACCCGCGTATTGCCCGGATACGCGGCTTACGACCGCGCTACACGCAGCGTCGTCGGCTATGGCTTCTGCGTCTACGAGGCGAACAAAGCAGTGCTCGGCGATATCTACGCCTTCGACGAAGCAGAAGGTCGCCCGAGCCCCCTCGTCAACAGGCTGCTGGACCATCTGCTCGAAATGCTGATGGCTTCACCCGGCATCGATCGCATCGAATCGCAGCTGCTTATGTACCCGCCGGGGTCTTTCGCTCCAACACTGGACCGCTACGGCTTCCAAAGCTTCCCGCGTCAGTTCCTCATGGCGCCGCTCAGCGCACCGCAACTCCAGCAGCCAGCTATGCCGCTCGTTCCCGGATCCGGCCTGCGCCTCGAGCGTTGGCGCCCCGAGCACATGCACGGCGCGGCGGCCCTCATTCAGCGGTCCTATCAAGACCACGGCGATGCGCTCATCAACGACCAGTACCGCACCGTCGCCGGAGCAGAGCGCTTCCTGCACAACATCATCCGCTTCCCGGGCTGTGGAGACTTTGACGCCGAGCATTCACTCGTCCTCGTCGACCAAAACTCCGGAAAGCCGCAGGCCCTGCTGCTCTGCTCGCGCGTTCATCAGGACACTGCACACATCACGCAACTGTGCATCGCGCCTTCGCTGCGAGGCCTCGGCCTTGGCCGCATGATGCTCACCATCTGCGCGCAACAACTTTGGCAGCGAGGCCTGCGCCATGTGTCGCTTACCGTCACAGAAGACAACGCGCAGGCGCTGAAGCTCTACAACTCACTCGGCTTCAGCCTGCTGCAACGCTTCGAAGCTATCGTCTGGAACAAGCGCTAG
- a CDS encoding N-acetylmuramoyl-L-alanine amidase produces the protein MVGLRHRRFVGALLCACALCVRAQSGAWDAALQARQSFEAQPHHSKAEYRRVMDNFRAIYHANPADVHSSRAVQQVAELLAEQGRELQDGKSLNDAMGQYEFLRQQYPRSLAARETATVTLDQLKDGSAPKFAAGSDSADAASADGPAAGDDHYHRPVHAEAASAATMPAESLDAKSAKATPREPQSEPVAEAAPSDSKKPMALVSGIRHWSTPSYTRVVIDLGDEVTYEAARVEHPDRIYFDLHHAKLAHELVGKSFNVVDDGFLTKMRAAQFSNDVTRVVLDVHEVSEYSAFLLPNPYRLIIDIHGKGESAPAGDAVVPTEKPEASLAKPVPREPVVEAPRAKSTETSSLPPMAVTDGGDSFGLPSRTAPATTSKVAAPRVVIPQKATAARPVPNAVVSSVSSTTPDVAAVSSQPGRVNATHKPTSAPISSKTARDVADVAPSPKPSKHVAGEPAQVAPPTAAGETSLMRALGLKIGRIVIDAGHGGHDSGTLGADGIQEKDVVLDVALRLGKLCHERLGAEIVYTRADDTFIPLETRTAIANKAQADLFISVHANSSSDPTARGVEVYYLNFTSDPDAMRVAGRENAVSTQSVHELSDLVKKIALKDKIEESRELASDVDDSLYAGLERNNGALKNRGVKKAPFVVLIGANMPSILAEISFVTNPRDAAQLRTPEYRQRVAESLFGGVRRYAEGINGASSKRKMATQRAAVGHSSNDDN, from the coding sequence ATGGTCGGGCTTCGCCATCGTCGCTTCGTAGGTGCGCTGCTGTGTGCGTGCGCGTTGTGTGTCCGTGCGCAGAGTGGAGCGTGGGACGCGGCGTTGCAGGCGCGGCAGAGCTTTGAGGCGCAGCCGCATCACTCGAAGGCGGAGTATCGCCGCGTGATGGACAACTTCCGCGCGATCTACCATGCGAACCCGGCGGATGTTCATTCTTCGCGCGCGGTGCAGCAGGTGGCGGAGTTGCTCGCCGAGCAGGGCCGCGAGTTGCAGGACGGCAAGAGCCTGAACGACGCGATGGGGCAGTATGAGTTTCTGCGACAGCAGTATCCGCGGTCGTTGGCTGCACGTGAGACGGCGACGGTGACGCTGGATCAGTTGAAGGACGGCAGTGCGCCGAAGTTTGCAGCGGGTAGCGATAGCGCGGATGCAGCGAGTGCCGACGGCCCTGCGGCGGGGGATGATCATTATCATCGACCGGTGCATGCGGAGGCTGCTTCTGCGGCTACGATGCCTGCTGAAAGCCTCGACGCTAAGAGTGCGAAGGCTACGCCACGGGAGCCGCAGTCGGAGCCGGTTGCGGAGGCTGCGCCGAGTGATAGCAAGAAGCCGATGGCATTGGTGTCGGGGATACGGCATTGGTCCACGCCGAGCTATACGCGTGTGGTGATCGACCTTGGCGATGAAGTGACGTACGAAGCGGCGCGTGTGGAGCATCCGGACCGCATCTACTTCGACTTGCATCATGCGAAGCTGGCGCATGAGCTGGTGGGCAAGAGCTTCAACGTCGTCGATGATGGCTTCCTGACAAAGATGCGCGCGGCGCAGTTTTCGAATGATGTGACGCGTGTTGTGCTCGATGTGCATGAGGTCAGCGAGTACTCGGCGTTCTTGCTGCCGAATCCGTATCGCTTGATCATCGACATTCATGGCAAGGGCGAAAGCGCTCCTGCGGGTGATGCCGTGGTGCCCACGGAGAAACCGGAAGCGAGCCTTGCAAAGCCTGTACCGCGGGAGCCGGTGGTTGAAGCTCCGCGAGCAAAGAGTACGGAGACCTCAAGCCTGCCGCCGATGGCTGTGACAGATGGTGGCGATAGCTTCGGGCTGCCTTCGCGCACGGCTCCGGCGACGACGAGCAAAGTCGCCGCGCCGCGTGTGGTGATTCCGCAGAAGGCCACGGCCGCAAGGCCTGTGCCGAATGCGGTGGTATCGAGCGTGAGTTCGACGACGCCGGATGTGGCTGCGGTAAGTTCGCAGCCAGGACGCGTGAATGCGACGCATAAGCCGACCTCTGCCCCGATCTCATCGAAGACGGCAAGGGATGTCGCGGATGTGGCGCCCTCACCCAAGCCGTCGAAGCATGTCGCGGGTGAGCCTGCGCAGGTCGCTCCGCCCACAGCTGCGGGCGAGACGTCATTGATGCGGGCGCTGGGTTTGAAGATTGGACGCATCGTCATCGATGCGGGGCATGGCGGGCATGACTCGGGCACGCTCGGTGCGGATGGCATTCAGGAGAAGGACGTCGTGCTCGATGTAGCGCTGCGTCTGGGGAAGCTTTGCCACGAGCGTCTCGGTGCGGAGATTGTGTACACGCGTGCGGATGACACGTTCATTCCGCTCGAGACGCGTACGGCGATTGCGAACAAAGCGCAGGCCGACCTGTTCATCTCCGTTCATGCGAACTCGTCGAGTGATCCGACGGCGCGTGGTGTTGAGGTGTATTACCTGAACTTCACGAGCGATCCGGATGCGATGCGCGTGGCAGGTAGAGAGAATGCGGTGTCGACGCAGAGCGTGCATGAGCTGAGCGATCTGGTGAAGAAGATCGCGCTGAAGGACAAGATCGAAGAGAGTCGCGAACTGGCGAGTGATGTGGATGATTCGTTGTATGCGGGGCTTGAGCGCAACAACGGTGCGCTGAAGAATCGCGGAGTGAAGAAGGCTCCGTTCGTGGTGCTGATCGGTGCGAATATGCCATCGATTCTGGCGGAGATTTCGTTTGTGACGAACCCGCGCGATGCGGCGCAGCTGCGTACGCCGGAGTATCGTCAGCGTGTGGCGGAGAGCTTGTTCGGTGGTGTGCGTCGTTATGCTGAGGGCATCAACGGGGCTTCATCGAAGCGGAAGATGGCAACGCAGCGAGCGGCTGTGGGGCATAGCAGCAACGATGACAACTAG
- the alaS gene encoding alanine--tRNA ligase has protein sequence MRNLSGNQIREDFLRFFEGKGHRRVHSSSLVPANDPTLLFTNAGMNQFKDVFLGAEKREYTRATTSQKCVRAGGKHNDLENVGFTRRHHTFFEMLGNFSFGDYFKKDAIAYAWELLTSPDWFGIPKDKLYVTVFEGNDSVPRDDEAEAMWIETGVPADRIFGMPAKDNFWQMGDTGPCGPCSEIFYDLGVEAAEEAGTDKPFPQDDQRYVEVWNLVFMQFDRSSDGTLTPLPKQSVDTGMGLERISAVLQGKLSNYESDLFTPLITAAQRLTGFQSELSLDQLAISDTKGAPSLRIIADHARCATFLISDGVLPSNEGRGYVLRKILRRGIRHGRLLGQEKPFMHEMVLAVRDEMKTAYPELVESAERVAKVVLAEEQQFARTLELGLRNMTEDVLRNGAKAFSLYETFGMPLDFMVDAARDARIEFDVEGFERAKLEEQQRARASWKGGSQKTAAPVYRELAQTVFEGYGATRVDGAKVIALVKDGVGTNELKAGERGEVVLDATSFYADSGGQVGDVGWLYAADHQTAVAEVSGCKKPVQGVFAHQVVAKHTIAVGDTVDTVVNAGVRNATMRNHTGTHLLHAALRQVLGTHVKQAGSLNDPGRLRFDFSHFTGVAEEELQEIEDIVNAQILANTPVQTMVDVPIDVAVHELGAMALFGEKYGERVRVVKIGDFSTELCGGTHIAATGEIGLLKLVGESSVSSGVRRVEAVTGAGSLELFRRDAEVSKVASQVAGEASASALVARLTSQDEELKKLRRELEQMRMKSASAATADAASNAVEVKGVKVLAQRVDALDKSQMRNLVDELRGKLGSGVVVLGAATDEGKVSLIAGVTKDLTGKVQAGKVVGALAAKVGGKGGGRPDLAEAGGSDVAALDATLQAAAEVVGELLG, from the coding sequence ATGCGTAACTTGTCCGGCAATCAGATTCGTGAAGATTTTCTGCGGTTTTTTGAAGGGAAGGGGCACCGTCGTGTGCACTCTTCGTCGCTGGTTCCGGCCAATGATCCGACCCTGCTGTTTACCAATGCGGGTATGAACCAGTTCAAGGACGTGTTCCTTGGCGCGGAGAAGCGTGAGTATACGCGCGCAACCACGTCGCAGAAGTGTGTGCGTGCCGGTGGCAAGCATAACGATCTGGAGAACGTCGGCTTCACGCGTCGTCATCACACGTTCTTTGAGATGCTTGGCAACTTCAGCTTTGGCGACTACTTCAAGAAGGACGCCATCGCGTATGCGTGGGAGTTGCTGACCTCGCCGGATTGGTTTGGGATTCCGAAGGACAAGCTTTACGTCACCGTCTTCGAAGGCAACGACAGTGTGCCGCGCGATGACGAAGCCGAGGCGATGTGGATCGAAACGGGCGTGCCTGCTGACCGCATCTTCGGCATGCCAGCGAAGGACAACTTCTGGCAGATGGGCGATACGGGGCCGTGCGGTCCTTGCTCGGAGATCTTCTACGATCTCGGCGTGGAGGCTGCAGAGGAAGCAGGTACGGACAAGCCGTTTCCGCAGGACGATCAGCGCTATGTCGAGGTGTGGAACCTGGTCTTCATGCAGTTCGATCGCTCGAGCGATGGCACGTTGACGCCGCTGCCCAAGCAGTCGGTGGATACGGGCATGGGGCTCGAACGCATCTCGGCTGTATTGCAGGGCAAGCTGTCGAATTACGAGAGCGATCTGTTCACACCGCTGATTACTGCAGCGCAAAGGCTGACGGGCTTCCAGTCGGAGCTGTCGTTGGATCAGCTTGCAATCAGCGATACGAAGGGTGCGCCTTCGCTGCGGATCATTGCAGACCACGCACGTTGCGCGACCTTCCTCATCAGCGATGGTGTGTTGCCTTCGAATGAAGGTCGTGGGTATGTGTTGCGCAAGATTCTTCGTCGCGGCATTCGTCATGGACGATTGCTGGGGCAGGAGAAGCCGTTCATGCACGAGATGGTTCTCGCTGTGCGTGACGAGATGAAGACGGCTTATCCGGAGTTGGTGGAGTCCGCTGAGCGCGTGGCGAAGGTGGTGCTGGCGGAAGAGCAACAGTTTGCGCGCACGCTGGAGCTCGGTCTGCGCAATATGACCGAAGATGTGTTGCGAAATGGGGCGAAGGCGTTCTCGCTGTATGAGACGTTTGGTATGCCGCTGGACTTTATGGTCGATGCTGCGCGTGACGCGCGCATTGAGTTCGATGTCGAGGGGTTTGAGCGCGCGAAGTTGGAAGAGCAGCAGCGTGCGCGTGCTTCGTGGAAGGGCGGATCGCAGAAGACGGCGGCGCCGGTGTATCGCGAGCTCGCGCAGACGGTGTTCGAAGGCTATGGCGCGACGCGTGTCGATGGCGCGAAGGTGATTGCGCTGGTGAAGGATGGCGTGGGCACCAACGAGTTGAAGGCCGGCGAGCGCGGCGAGGTTGTGCTGGATGCGACGAGCTTCTATGCGGACTCGGGCGGACAGGTGGGCGATGTGGGTTGGCTCTATGCGGCTGATCATCAGACTGCTGTGGCTGAGGTGAGCGGCTGCAAGAAGCCGGTGCAGGGTGTGTTCGCGCATCAGGTGGTAGCCAAGCACACGATCGCTGTAGGCGACACGGTGGACACCGTGGTGAACGCTGGGGTGCGCAATGCGACGATGCGTAATCACACGGGCACGCACCTGCTTCATGCAGCGTTGCGACAGGTGTTGGGCACGCATGTGAAGCAGGCGGGATCGTTGAATGATCCGGGTCGTCTGCGCTTTGACTTCTCGCACTTTACGGGTGTGGCTGAGGAAGAGCTGCAGGAGATTGAGGACATCGTCAACGCGCAGATTCTGGCGAACACGCCGGTGCAGACGATGGTCGATGTGCCGATTGATGTGGCTGTGCATGAGTTGGGCGCGATGGCGCTGTTTGGCGAGAAGTATGGCGAGCGCGTGCGCGTGGTGAAGATTGGCGACTTCTCGACGGAGCTTTGCGGTGGCACGCACATTGCGGCGACGGGTGAGATTGGCCTGCTGAAGCTGGTGGGTGAATCGAGTGTGTCGAGCGGCGTGCGTCGCGTGGAAGCGGTGACGGGCGCGGGTTCGCTGGAGCTTTTCCGTCGCGATGCCGAGGTGTCTAAGGTAGCGTCGCAGGTGGCAGGTGAGGCGAGTGCTTCGGCGCTGGTGGCGCGACTGACTTCGCAGGATGAGGAGCTGAAGAAGCTGCGTCGTGAGTTGGAGCAGATGCGCATGAAGTCGGCTTCGGCAGCGACGGCGGATGCGGCTTCCAATGCCGTTGAAGTGAAGGGCGTGAAGGTGCTCGCGCAGCGCGTCGATGCGTTGGATAAGTCGCAGATGCGCAACCTTGTCGATGAGCTTCGCGGCAAGCTGGGCTCGGGCGTCGTAGTGCTTGGCGCGGCGACGGATGAGGGCAAGGTTTCGCTGATTGCTGGCGTGACGAAGGACCTCACCGGCAAGGTGCAGGCGGGCAAGGTCGTTGGTGCGCTGGCGGCGAAGGTCGGCGGCAAGGGCGGTGGACGTCCTGATCTGGCTGAGGCTGGTGGCTCGGATGTGGCGGCGCTGGATGCGACGTTGCAGGCTGCGGCTGAGGTAGTTGGGGAATTGTTGGGGTAG
- a CDS encoding regulatory protein RecX → MSFGRPKKPRAPMEFTELLDCAAKSLGAKMKSERDLRRKLAERATPDEDGRADVERVMAKLKELGYLSDERFAADYARLRQENEKLGRRRVQQGLMQKGVPQTVANEAIGAQYDEVDEAALARQYVERKRLKPPSGDREQKAKETAKIMRRLVAAGFSSRAVWKVLRDWGGSEVEEVDMADEAE, encoded by the coding sequence ATGAGTTTTGGAAGACCGAAGAAGCCGCGCGCGCCGATGGAGTTTACCGAGTTGCTGGATTGTGCGGCGAAGTCGCTGGGCGCGAAGATGAAGAGCGAGCGCGACCTGCGGCGCAAGCTGGCGGAACGCGCTACTCCTGATGAAGACGGGCGTGCGGATGTGGAGCGCGTGATGGCGAAGCTGAAGGAGCTTGGCTATCTGAGCGACGAGCGTTTTGCGGCGGACTATGCGCGACTTCGCCAGGAGAACGAGAAGCTGGGGCGTCGGCGCGTGCAGCAGGGGTTGATGCAGAAGGGCGTGCCGCAGACGGTGGCGAACGAGGCCATCGGCGCGCAGTATGACGAGGTGGATGAGGCAGCGCTGGCGCGGCAGTATGTGGAGCGCAAGCGGCTGAAACCGCCAAGCGGCGATCGCGAGCAGAAGGCAAAAGAGACGGCGAAGATTATGCGCCGGCTGGTGGCAGCGGGATTTTCGTCGCGCGCAGTGTGGAAGGTGCTGCGCGACTGGGGCGGCAGCGAGGTCGAGGAAGTGGATATGGCGGATGAGGCCGAGTAG